A genomic window from Methanobacterium sp. BRmetb2 includes:
- the mcrD gene encoding methyl-coenzyme M reductase operon protein D — MDIEIFPHRLLNPDTTEKLLNDLEKIESVKRMVIHGPRLSNTDTKTSERRSIIVKGENVDLQVQTGRVLLEVETEEAIDEVREVCDENLPFGFNVHIGTFIRKQKTVTDELKYGKALEKIPQEMIGLTDQNAKLSERTKIIKRKSEE; from the coding sequence ATGGACATAGAAATCTTCCCACATAGACTATTAAATCCAGATACTACAGAAAAATTGCTAAACGATCTTGAAAAGATTGAAAGCGTTAAAAGAATGGTTATACACGGTCCAAGACTCTCTAATACAGATACAAAAACTTCTGAACGCAGGTCTATTATTGTAAAGGGAGAAAACGTGGATTTACAGGTACAAACTGGCAGGGTTCTTCTAGAAGTTGAAACAGAAGAAGCCATTGATGAAGTTAGAGAAGTATGTGATGAAAATCTACCTTTCGGGTTCAATGTGCATATTGGTACATTTATTCGGAAGCAGAAAACTGTCACAGACGAATTAAAATATGGAAAAGCATTGGAAAAAATCCCTCAAGAAATGATAGGGCTAACTGATCAAAACGCCAAATTAAGTGAAAGAACCAAAATAATCAAAAGGAAATCAGAAGAATGA
- the mcrB gene encoding coenzyme-B sulfoethylthiotransferase subunit beta, with translation MAKFEDKVDLYDDRGNLVEEQVPIEALSPLRNPAIKSIVQGIKRTVAVNLEGVENALKTAKVGGPACKILGREMDLDIVGNAEAIAETAKSMIEVVPGDDTKVELLSGGKRALVQIPSARFEAAAEYSATPLVTANAFIQAIINELDVNMYDANMVKAAILGRYPQSVEYMGGNLATMLDLPQKLEGPGYALRNIMVNHVVAATLKNTMQTSALSSILEQSAMFEMGDAVGAFERMHLLGIAYQGMNGDNLVFDLVKDNGAEGTVGSVIADMVDRAKADGVIGVEKDLNGFNVYGTDDLAKWNAYAAAGMIAATMVNQGAARAAQGVSSTLLYYNDILEFETGLPSVDFGRAEGVAVGFSFFSHSIYGGGGPGIFNGNHIVTRHSKGFAIPCVAAAMALDAGTQMFSPESTSGLIKDVFSQVDEFREPLKYVVEAAVDIKDQI, from the coding sequence ATGGCGAAGTTTGAAGATAAGGTCGACTTGTACGACGACAGAGGTAACCTTGTTGAAGAACAAGTACCCATAGAAGCTTTGAGTCCATTGAGAAATCCAGCGATAAAAAGCATTGTGCAAGGTATTAAAAGAACTGTAGCTGTAAACCTAGAAGGTGTAGAAAATGCTCTGAAGACTGCTAAGGTTGGTGGACCTGCATGTAAGATCCTCGGAAGAGAAATGGATCTTGATATTGTAGGAAATGCAGAAGCAATAGCTGAAACTGCAAAATCAATGATTGAAGTAGTTCCTGGTGATGACACAAAAGTTGAGTTATTATCTGGTGGTAAAAGGGCATTAGTCCAAATACCAAGTGCAAGATTTGAAGCAGCAGCAGAATACTCAGCAACACCATTAGTAACAGCTAACGCTTTCATACAGGCCATAATAAACGAATTAGACGTAAACATGTATGATGCAAACATGGTTAAAGCAGCTATTTTGGGTAGATATCCGCAATCAGTAGAATATATGGGTGGAAATCTAGCAACAATGCTTGATCTACCTCAAAAATTAGAGGGCCCAGGTTATGCATTAAGAAACATCATGGTAAACCACGTGGTAGCCGCAACTCTCAAAAACACCATGCAAACATCTGCTCTATCAAGTATATTAGAACAATCTGCTATGTTTGAAATGGGTGATGCAGTAGGAGCATTTGAAAGAATGCACTTGTTAGGAATTGCATACCAAGGTATGAATGGAGACAACCTTGTATTCGACCTAGTTAAAGACAACGGTGCTGAAGGTACTGTTGGATCTGTTATTGCCGACATGGTTGACAGAGCAAAAGCAGACGGTGTAATTGGTGTTGAAAAAGACTTGAATGGGTTCAATGTTTATGGAACCGACGACTTAGCAAAATGGAACGCATACGCAGCAGCAGGTATGATAGCAGCAACAATGGTAAACCAAGGTGCTGCAAGAGCTGCACAGGGTGTATCTTCTACATTGCTTTACTACAACGACATACTTGAATTTGAAACTGGATTACCAAGCGTAGACTTTGGTAGAGCTGAAGGTGTAGCAGTAGGATTCTCCTTCTTTAGTCACTCCATATACGGTGGAGGAGGACCAGGTATCTTTAACGGAAACCACATTGTTACAAGACACAGTAAAGGATTTGCTATACCATGCGTAGCTGCCGCAATGGCATTAGATGCAGGAACACAGATGTTCTCTCCAGAATCAACCTCTGGGTTAATTAAAGACGTATTCAGTCAAGTAGACGAATTCAGAGAACCACTAAAATACGTTGTGGAGGCAGCGGTCGATATTAAAGACCAAATTTAA
- a CDS encoding methanogenesis marker radical SAM protein has protein sequence MQIIADVGGIPGKDCRGFCKYCYFRKVKEIEPLGCKHCLNGKVGCDHCTSGVTETKNEFASPFMVVHSVQTSLMMGNYSDKNLKINISGGGDVSCYPHLNEIVSAFSQFDIPMHLGYTSGKGIDDSKLADDLISKGVNEVTFTVFSTNPLKRKEWMGDKNVEESLKALKIFCENCEVHAASVIIPGVNDGEDLFETCANLESWGAKAFILMRFANYENQGLILGNEPLIKGVEPHTLEEFENLVKTINKEFNLRVTGTPLCDPKNDTPFAISKNKNKHYLEILSKVTSEATILTSKIAAPYIDRIIRNIEAEDMVNVIAVDKDIGCLITQKDLENADLKDIKETVLIPGRAFVHDKKAEEILSRDGVERLVARGPDKLSVDGEMSGTLTRKDVLKTELIAFQDLIEAINFFGVRKNK, from the coding sequence ATGCAAATTATAGCAGATGTAGGCGGAATACCCGGTAAAGATTGCAGAGGTTTCTGTAAATATTGTTATTTTAGAAAAGTGAAAGAAATAGAACCATTAGGTTGTAAACACTGTCTCAACGGTAAGGTTGGATGTGATCATTGTACCTCTGGAGTTACAGAAACTAAAAATGAATTTGCATCCCCTTTTATGGTTGTCCATTCAGTTCAAACTTCCCTAATGATGGGTAATTACAGTGATAAAAACTTGAAAATTAATATAAGTGGAGGCGGCGATGTCAGTTGCTATCCTCATCTAAATGAGATTGTTTCAGCTTTTTCACAATTTGACATTCCTATGCATCTCGGATATACCAGTGGTAAAGGCATTGATGACTCAAAATTAGCAGATGACTTAATTTCCAAGGGAGTTAATGAAGTCACTTTTACTGTCTTTTCTACCAACCCTCTGAAAAGAAAAGAGTGGATGGGAGACAAAAATGTAGAAGAATCACTTAAAGCTCTGAAGATTTTCTGTGAAAACTGTGAAGTACATGCTGCATCCGTAATAATCCCTGGTGTGAATGATGGAGAAGATTTATTCGAAACATGCGCAAATCTGGAATCATGGGGTGCAAAAGCATTTATCCTGATGAGATTTGCAAATTATGAAAACCAAGGGCTCATATTAGGTAACGAACCATTAATTAAAGGGGTTGAACCACACACACTGGAAGAATTTGAAAATCTAGTTAAAACCATCAATAAAGAGTTTAATTTAAGAGTTACTGGAACTCCTCTTTGTGATCCCAAAAATGATACTCCTTTTGCCATTTCTAAAAATAAAAATAAACATTATCTGGAAATACTATCCAAAGTAACTTCTGAAGCCACTATATTAACCAGTAAAATTGCTGCCCCGTATATAGATAGAATCATAAGAAATATTGAAGCCGAAGACATGGTAAATGTGATTGCAGTGGACAAAGACATAGGCTGCCTAATCACTCAAAAGGACTTGGAAAATGCTGATCTTAAAGATATTAAAGAAACTGTTTTAATACCTGGGCGAGCATTTGTACATGATAAAAAGGCTGAAGAAATATTAAGCAGAGATGGAGTAGAAAGACTGGTGGCCAGAGGACCAGACAAATTAAGTGTAGATGGTGAGATGAGCGGAACACTGACCAGGAAAGATGTTTTAAAAACCGAACTAATAGCTTTTCAAGATCTAATCGAAGCCATTAATTTCTTTGGTGTTAGAAAAAATAAATAG
- a CDS encoding TIGR04014 family B12-binding domain/radical SAM domain-containing protein: MEQDITITVLTPEFYNYGAMLIAGILKDEGYHVKLQKGFENTITADIIFISIHSTIHLLKYQKEIEKIDGFKIVGGPVSQSPELVFKYLNPDLVVVGEGEFVVTDLIKAISHDKEVINKDCLKKINGIAFNEKGNIILNNPAQPAILQGRPIPLIPEDISFEDIRGANVYIETHRGCPGNCGFCQVPYFFGRDIRSRPMEDILSEVNEFLKKGAKKIAISGGTGTLYGSKKFRGIDETEFIELIKQISKLTGPENLTIPDIRVDMINENILEAIEKYTNGWIFFGIESGSEKILKSMKKGINLDHVRESVESARKKGVKVAGSFIVGYPGETEEDFDDTLDLADELMLDDYFVSIAEPIPGTALAEEVKKISLKENPVFIKSKEYKNQNLSIAETRALRLMLDSYIFRSVPVPMSDQLFNALLNEVKSQGKHIKIVTEMIKNLN, translated from the coding sequence ATGGAACAAGATATAACTATAACTGTTTTAACACCTGAATTCTATAATTATGGGGCAATGCTTATTGCAGGAATTTTAAAAGATGAAGGTTACCATGTAAAACTGCAAAAAGGCTTCGAAAATACTATAACTGCGGATATTATTTTTATTAGTATTCACTCCACTATTCATCTTTTAAAATATCAAAAAGAAATTGAAAAAATAGATGGTTTTAAGATAGTAGGAGGACCAGTTAGCCAATCCCCTGAACTAGTATTTAAATATCTAAATCCTGACTTGGTGGTTGTTGGTGAGGGAGAATTTGTTGTAACTGATTTAATAAAAGCCATCAGCCATGATAAAGAAGTTATTAATAAAGATTGTCTAAAAAAGATCAATGGTATCGCTTTTAACGAAAAAGGAAATATTATACTAAATAATCCTGCCCAGCCAGCCATACTCCAAGGCCGCCCCATCCCTTTAATCCCTGAGGATATATCCTTTGAAGATATTAGGGGAGCTAACGTTTATATTGAAACTCATCGTGGGTGTCCCGGCAACTGTGGTTTTTGTCAAGTTCCTTACTTTTTTGGAAGGGATATTCGAAGCCGTCCCATGGAAGACATTCTTTCAGAAGTGAATGAATTTCTTAAAAAAGGAGCAAAGAAAATTGCTATAAGTGGAGGAACTGGAACACTATATGGCAGTAAAAAATTCCGTGGAATTGACGAAACGGAATTTATTGAATTAATAAAACAAATAAGTAAGTTAACCGGCCCTGAAAATCTCACTATTCCAGACATTAGAGTAGATATGATAAACGAAAATATACTGGAAGCTATAGAGAAATATACAAATGGTTGGATCTTTTTTGGTATAGAGTCTGGAAGCGAAAAGATCTTAAAAAGCATGAAAAAAGGGATTAACCTTGATCACGTTAGAGAATCTGTTGAATCTGCACGTAAAAAAGGGGTTAAGGTGGCAGGATCATTCATTGTGGGTTATCCTGGTGAAACTGAAGAGGATTTTGATGATACTTTAGATTTAGCAGACGAACTCATGTTAGACGACTATTTCGTAAGTATAGCCGAACCAATTCCCGGCACAGCATTAGCTGAAGAAGTGAAAAAGATTTCTCTAAAGGAAAATCCGGTTTTTATAAAAAGTAAAGAATATAAAAATCAAAATTTAAGCATTGCAGAGACACGAGCTTTGAGATTAATGCTTGATTCATACATATTTCGCAGTGTTCCTGTTCCAATGAGTGATCAACTTTTTAATGCCCTTTTAAACGAAGTGAAATCCCAAGGCAAACACATAAAAATAGTAACTGAAATGATTAAAAATTTGAATTAA
- a CDS encoding MBL fold hydrolase, which translates to MEIKILYDNQSKNGYKNGWGFSSLINTPKSKILFDTGWNGNILLYNMKVAGIRLEEIDKIVLSHQHWDHIGGINHLLEHINPDIYLGKSFSLNLKNELGKRSNLIEVSETTQISENVWTTGELGDKIKEQSLIFETDEGLIIVTGCAHPGLESIIKKSESLGEIHAIIGGFHDFDDLKILKDIPLIVPCHCTSKKEEIKKIYPESTKECKAGTIFKF; encoded by the coding sequence ATGGAAATCAAGATTTTATATGATAACCAATCAAAAAATGGTTATAAAAACGGATGGGGATTTTCGAGCCTAATCAATACCCCTAAAAGTAAAATTCTTTTTGATACTGGTTGGAATGGGAACATTCTTTTATATAATATGAAGGTTGCAGGTATTAGGTTGGAGGAAATAGATAAAATAGTTTTATCTCATCAGCACTGGGACCATATTGGGGGAATTAACCATTTACTGGAACATATTAACCCGGATATTTATTTAGGCAAATCATTTTCATTAAACCTTAAAAATGAGCTAGGAAAACGTTCAAATTTAATAGAAGTCTCTGAAACTACACAAATATCTGAAAATGTCTGGACTACTGGCGAACTGGGAGATAAAATAAAAGAACAATCATTAATTTTTGAAACAGATGAAGGGTTAATTATTGTCACAGGATGTGCCCACCCCGGATTAGAAAGCATTATAAAAAAATCAGAATCTTTAGGAGAAATTCATGCAATTATTGGTGGTTTCCATGACTTTGACGATTTAAAAATCTTAAAAGATATCCCTTTAATTGTTCCATGTCATTGTACCTCCAAAAAGGAAGAAATAAAAAAAATTTACCCAGAATCAACCAAAGAATGTAAAGCAGGTACAATATTTAAATTTTAA
- a CDS encoding cation transporter has translation MILDNKKRLKLKKGANAAKYSGLVNLILAVIKAIVGFFSGSVALIADAVHSFSDIFASIAVYIGLKLSQRKPDQTFPYGYYKVETFTSLIISIIIIVSGVGIALESFDAFLNPVIIDIPLISLLTAVLSIGISLWLSIYKDRVGNEIGSKALINDGKHSLIDVFTSIIVFLGILTSILGYPQLQGVAGILVAVLIVYVGTKLAKNDVLVLLDACIDPEKVERIKKLAMSIEGVAGIHDIKVRRSGPFVFADLHLETKKEFSVEHANLISNNIEKKIKKEIEDLDSLTIKIEPEKKLKMRIAVPVNNENGLNSDISEHFGKAPYFLFADVSKGKITSFNLKENPGLNYERKRGIKTAEFLRDENTDILVSGDVGEGPMYVLTTEFIKIVTFKGNKLTDIILNASK, from the coding sequence ATTATTTTGGATAACAAAAAGAGATTGAAACTTAAAAAAGGTGCAAATGCTGCTAAATATTCTGGTTTAGTTAATCTAATTTTAGCAGTTATTAAAGCAATTGTAGGATTTTTTTCAGGTAGTGTGGCTTTAATAGCTGATGCTGTTCACTCTTTTTCAGATATTTTTGCATCAATTGCAGTATATATCGGACTTAAACTTTCTCAGAGAAAACCTGATCAAACATTTCCTTATGGTTATTATAAAGTAGAAACTTTCACTTCCTTAATTATTTCAATAATTATAATAGTATCTGGAGTTGGAATAGCATTAGAATCATTTGATGCCTTTTTAAACCCAGTAATAATAGATATACCCTTAATAAGTTTGTTAACAGCAGTTTTATCTATTGGGATTTCATTATGGCTTTCAATTTACAAAGATAGAGTAGGAAATGAAATAGGTTCCAAAGCACTGATTAACGATGGAAAACATAGTCTTATTGATGTTTTTACTTCAATAATAGTATTTCTTGGTATATTAACTTCTATTCTTGGTTATCCCCAATTACAAGGTGTGGCGGGAATTTTAGTAGCAGTTTTAATAGTTTATGTAGGAACTAAACTGGCTAAAAATGATGTGCTTGTTCTTTTAGATGCTTGTATTGATCCCGAAAAAGTAGAAAGAATCAAAAAACTTGCCATGTCTATTGAAGGAGTAGCTGGTATCCATGATATAAAAGTTAGAAGGTCTGGTCCTTTTGTTTTTGCAGATCTCCACTTAGAAACCAAAAAAGAATTTTCTGTTGAACACGCCAACCTGATATCTAATAATATTGAAAAAAAGATCAAAAAAGAAATTGAGGATCTGGATAGCTTAACCATTAAAATTGAACCTGAAAAAAAATTAAAAATGAGGATAGCCGTTCCTGTAAATAATGAAAACGGATTAAATTCGGATATTTCAGAACATTTTGGAAAAGCACCTTATTTCTTATTTGCTGACGTTTCTAAAGGAAAAATCACCAGTTTCAATTTAAAGGAAAATCCTGGCTTAAACTATGAACGAAAAAGGGGAATAAAAACAGCAGAATTCCTCAGAGATGAGAACACAGATATTTTAGTTTCAGGAGATGTTGGTGAAGGCCCTATGTATGTTTTAACAACGGAATTTATTAAAATTGTAACTTTCAAGGGAAATAAACTCACAGATATCATATTAAATGCTTCGAAGTGA
- a CDS encoding P-loop ATPase produces the protein MRALTVLSGKGGVGKSTLTASLAVILGRENKIVVVDCDVDAPNLSLVLGLKEENFDSWEEIRTNEKANLIREKCKGLKDCVKACNFSAIQWDRDQRLPVINEFLCVGCGTCIVACPENAINFKKVKNAKIGVGNTTYGFPIVTGHLDIGESGSGKVVNAVKMKANEVAENIQADLMLIDAAAGIGCPVIASVRGSDYVLIVTEPTPVAFWDLNRAIEVVNHFGIPTGIVINRWDINEEFTDKIIDYCKSNDIPLLGRIPYDTRFVDSLVNLKPVVIYEPEFEKFFSKILESLDL, from the coding sequence ATGAGGGCACTTACTGTTCTTTCAGGAAAAGGAGGGGTTGGTAAAAGTACTTTGACTGCATCACTTGCTGTAATTCTTGGAAGAGAGAATAAGATAGTTGTTGTGGATTGTGATGTTGATGCACCTAACTTATCTCTTGTGTTGGGTCTTAAAGAAGAAAATTTTGATTCATGGGAAGAGATTAGGACCAATGAAAAAGCTAATTTGATTAGAGAAAAATGTAAAGGACTTAAAGACTGTGTAAAGGCCTGTAATTTTTCTGCCATCCAATGGGATCGTGATCAAAGATTGCCAGTAATTAACGAATTTTTATGTGTAGGCTGTGGAACATGTATAGTTGCATGTCCAGAGAATGCAATTAATTTTAAAAAAGTAAAAAATGCAAAAATTGGCGTTGGTAACACTACTTATGGATTTCCAATAGTGACTGGACATTTAGATATAGGTGAATCGGGTTCAGGCAAAGTAGTGAATGCTGTAAAAATGAAAGCTAATGAAGTAGCAGAGAACATACAAGCAGATTTAATGTTAATTGATGCAGCTGCCGGAATTGGATGTCCTGTAATTGCGTCGGTTAGGGGAAGTGATTATGTTTTAATTGTCACTGAACCAACACCAGTTGCATTCTGGGATTTGAATAGAGCAATAGAGGTCGTAAATCATTTTGGGATACCAACTGGTATTGTAATCAATAGATGGGATATAAATGAAGAATTTACTGATAAAATAATTGATTATTGTAAAAGCAATGATATTCCCTTGTTAGGTAGAATACCATATGATACGCGGTTTGTAGATTCTTTAGTTAACCTTAAACCAGTAGTAATCTATGAACCTGAATTTGAAAAGTTTTTTTCTAAAATACTTGAAAGTTTGGATTTATAA
- a CDS encoding P-loop ATPase translates to MKIAITGGKGGTGKSTMATAISMALTKKFRVMLVDADVECPDDHIILPIERKKIKNITNFLPGFDKETCLKCGKCASVCKQNAIVYVKDNYPLLITQQCNGCEACMYTCPSASIHKDSQIVGYIYKGFLDEKLVGKNVANDFILISGEIEIGCEATSLVVNATKEYALTFEDQYDYIIIDTAAGTHCNVISALLDVNCALAVTEPTPLGCHDLELILLLLKKMGIKSKILINRSNIGDPQLVKDLSKKYGTDIVAEIPYQKAILKEYSKGAPISHPKIQEFVERLEDLE, encoded by the coding sequence ATGAAAATTGCCATAACTGGCGGTAAAGGTGGTACCGGGAAATCAACTATGGCAACAGCCATATCAATGGCTTTAACAAAAAAATTTAGAGTTATGTTAGTTGATGCTGATGTTGAATGTCCTGATGATCATATAATCCTCCCTATAGAACGTAAAAAAATTAAGAATATAACTAATTTTCTACCGGGATTTGACAAAGAAACCTGTTTAAAATGTGGTAAATGCGCTTCTGTCTGTAAACAAAACGCAATTGTCTATGTTAAAGATAATTACCCTCTCCTAATCACCCAACAATGTAATGGTTGTGAAGCATGTATGTATACATGCCCCTCTGCTTCTATCCATAAAGATAGCCAGATAGTAGGTTATATATATAAAGGATTCTTGGATGAAAAATTAGTGGGAAAAAATGTTGCTAATGATTTCATTCTAATTTCTGGGGAAATTGAAATTGGTTGTGAAGCTACATCATTGGTGGTGAATGCAACTAAAGAATACGCTTTAACTTTTGAAGACCAATATGACTATATTATAATAGATACTGCTGCGGGCACTCATTGTAACGTTATTTCAGCCTTACTAGACGTAAATTGTGCTCTAGCCGTCACAGAACCTACCCCCCTAGGATGTCATGATTTAGAACTTATTTTATTATTATTGAAAAAAATGGGAATTAAATCTAAAATTCTTATTAACCGTTCCAATATTGGCGATCCTCAACTGGTCAAAGATCTTTCGAAGAAGTATGGAACAGATATTGTAGCTGAAATTCCATATCAAAAGGCAATATTAAAAGAGTATTCTAAAGGTGCTCCAATTTCCCATCCAAAAATTCAGGAATTTGTTGAACGATTGGAGGATCTAGAATGA
- a CDS encoding ATP-binding protein, producing MKNEESDEYKQKLALMEQNIKITKKMSHIKHKIAVMSGKGGVGKSTIAVNLATAFLKKGYKAGILDSDIHGPNIPRMLGIGDSFLKFEKNQILPIKTDDDMEVISTKFLLPDEDSPIIWRGPKKTGAIRQFLSDVKWGDLDVLIIDNPPGTGDEPLTILQSIPSLDGVIIVTTPQSVSLDDVKKCINMLKHLNISIIGLLENMSGFVCPHCNEEFSIFGQNNGEKIAEKMDIPFLGSLSVDINVSESIDNGIPVLKQNPDSVFSKGFFKIFSKIEDYIKEVEK from the coding sequence ATGAAAAATGAAGAATCAGACGAATATAAACAGAAATTAGCTTTAATGGAACAAAATATTAAAATTACCAAAAAGATGAGCCATATCAAGCATAAAATAGCTGTCATGAGCGGTAAAGGTGGAGTTGGTAAATCAACCATAGCCGTAAATCTTGCCACAGCATTCTTAAAAAAAGGTTATAAAGCAGGAATCCTGGATTCAGATATTCATGGTCCAAATATTCCAAGAATGTTGGGTATTGGGGATTCTTTTTTAAAATTTGAGAAAAATCAAATACTTCCCATAAAAACTGATGATGATATGGAAGTTATTTCAACTAAATTTCTTCTACCTGATGAAGATTCACCTATTATATGGAGAGGTCCGAAAAAGACCGGTGCAATAAGACAGTTTCTTTCAGATGTAAAATGGGGAGATTTGGATGTACTGATTATTGATAATCCACCTGGAACTGGAGACGAGCCACTGACTATTTTACAGTCTATACCATCTTTAGATGGTGTTATTATTGTAACTACTCCACAATCAGTATCATTAGATGACGTAAAAAAATGTATAAATATGTTAAAACACTTAAATATTAGTATAATCGGACTTTTAGAGAATATGTCTGGATTTGTGTGTCCTCATTGTAATGAGGAATTTTCAATATTTGGACAAAATAATGGGGAAAAAATAGCAGAAAAGATGGATATTCCATTTTTAGGTAGTTTATCAGTAGATATAAATGTTTCTGAATCTATAGATAATGGAATTCCTGTATTAAAACAGAATCCTGATTCTGTTTTTTCTAAAGGGTTTTTTAAGATATTTAGTAAAATAGAAGATTATATAAAGGAGGTTGAAAAATGA
- a CDS encoding dinitrogenase iron-molybdenum cofactor biosynthesis protein produces the protein MTTICIPTLQNQGLSSEISMHFGKSPFFTFLKMENNEIKNVETVESRGRHTGGAITPAEIILNHNADVLVCGNLGSKAVNMLKNSGLKVYSGASGTVKEAVEKYLAGELSTADDNSCTEKH, from the coding sequence ATCACAACCATTTGTATACCAACACTTCAAAATCAGGGTCTATCCTCTGAAATTTCAATGCATTTTGGCAAATCACCATTTTTCACATTTTTAAAAATGGAAAACAATGAAATTAAAAATGTGGAAACTGTCGAAAGTAGGGGACGGCACACTGGAGGTGCAATTACTCCTGCAGAGATAATTTTGAACCATAATGCTGATGTTTTAGTGTGTGGTAATTTAGGATCAAAAGCAGTAAATATGCTCAAAAACAGCGGATTGAAAGTTTATTCAGGTGCATCGGGCACAGTTAAGGAAGCTGTGGAAAAATACCTTGCTGGTGAATTATCTACTGCTGATGATAATTCGTGCACTGAAAAACATTAA
- a CDS encoding metallophosphoesterase, giving the protein MKRIYQLIIMAIVFFLGFFALNYYILFRMAFLLGFFQTNFMYSLIIIASASYPIAMFIERNVSNIYTQILYTIASIWMGISFFVLFLLIIYEILNFIFIIPAFIAGVVILVFSSLLTFYSLIHALMIQIKEIEIPFSGISTDLRIVQLSDIHIGSIRNSGYMERIVKKTNDLNPDIVLITGDMVDGSARLHKKTFCAIDNIKGPVLFVIGNHELYEGFDEVYRVLTPTKMMILRNEIFEFQGIQIIGVDYSFEKNHLENVLTGLKINKTLPSILMYHVPQGVEVSNKFGINLQLSGHTHQGQIFPFNLLVKLIFPHFKGLYKFKKTYIYVSAGTGTWGPPMRLGSSNEISLITLKHS; this is encoded by the coding sequence ATGAAAAGAATTTACCAACTCATTATAATGGCTATTGTATTTTTTCTAGGATTTTTTGCTTTGAATTATTACATTTTATTTCGTATGGCCTTTCTATTAGGTTTTTTTCAAACTAATTTCATGTATTCTTTAATCATAATTGCTTCTGCATCTTATCCTATTGCAATGTTTATTGAGAGGAATGTTTCCAACATATATACTCAAATTCTTTATACTATTGCATCAATATGGATGGGAATCTCCTTTTTTGTCCTGTTTTTACTCATTATCTATGAAATTCTTAATTTCATTTTCATAATACCGGCTTTTATTGCAGGTGTTGTAATTTTAGTATTTTCATCGCTATTGACTTTTTATTCACTGATACATGCTTTAATGATACAAATTAAAGAAATAGAAATACCATTCTCAGGTATTAGTACAGATCTTAGGATAGTCCAGCTTAGCGATATTCACATAGGTTCTATTAGAAATTCTGGTTATATGGAAAGAATTGTCAAAAAAACCAATGATCTAAATCCTGATATTGTCTTAATTACTGGAGATATGGTTGACGGCAGCGCTAGACTTCATAAAAAAACATTTTGTGCCATAGATAATATAAAAGGGCCAGTTTTATTTGTTATAGGTAACCATGAACTTTATGAAGGTTTTGATGAAGTTTACAGGGTCTTAACTCCCACGAAAATGATGATTTTAAGGAATGAGATTTTTGAATTTCAGGGCATTCAAATTATTGGGGTGGATTACTCCTTTGAAAAAAATCATCTCGAAAATGTTCTTACTGGACTTAAAATTAATAAAACACTTCCTTCTATTTTAATGTATCATGTCCCTCAAGGTGTAGAAGTTTCTAATAAATTTGGAATTAATTTACAACTTTCAGGACATACACATCAGGGACAGATATTTCCATTTAACCTACTGGTTAAATTGATTTTTCCTCATTTCAAGGGGCTTTATAAGTTTAAAAAAACTTATATCTATGTTTCGGCAGGTACTGGAACTTGGGGTCCTCCCATGCGGCTTGGATCATCTAATGAGATAAGTTTGATTACTTTAAAACATTCATAA